From Rutidosis leptorrhynchoides isolate AG116_Rl617_1_P2 chromosome 3, CSIRO_AGI_Rlap_v1, whole genome shotgun sequence, a single genomic window includes:
- the LOC139901622 gene encoding uncharacterized protein, translating to MYTDTVERIRVCQECQVHAHVSRELQHPMIPITSPWPLCKWAIDIVGPFPKGAGFSIPNEIFSDNGKQFEGNPFRSWCQDLNIKQRFTSVAHPQANGQYEVTNRDIVHTIKARLGMKRIGWVDELPKVL from the exons ATGTACACTGATACAGTAGAGAGAATAAGAGTTTGCCAAGAGTGCCAAGTGCACGCACATGTTAGCAGGGAGCTACAACACCCTATGATACCCATCACATCACCGTGGCCACTTTGCAAATGGGCCATAGATATAGTCGGACCTTTCCCAAAGGGCGCAGG GTTCAGCATACCTAATGAAATCTTCAGTGACAACGGTAAACAATTTGAAGGCAACCCCTTCCGCAGCTGGTGCCAGGATTTGAACATCAAGCAACGTTTCACCTCCGTCGCCCACCCTCAAGCTAATGGCCAATATGAGGTTACGAATAGAGATATTGTGCACACCATAAAAGCAAGGTTGGGAATGAAGCGCATCGGATGGGTGGATGAGCTACCCAAAGTCCTATGA
- the LOC139901623 gene encoding uncharacterized protein produces the protein MADYLAETAADMPVICDLEQLPAPSPELWELYMDGSASSEGAGAGLILTSPHQEEHTYALQFNFKVTNNEAKYEALLAGMRIAQELGVKKLKAYSDSQLVANQINGMFDANDKSMQSYLALIHSLADTFIDFRISQIPRSQNKQADVLNKLAALTFNHLEKKILVEQIFKKSIEPEITIASVEEETTWMTDIIEFLQTGSLP, from the coding sequence ATGGCTGATTATCTGGCCGAAACAGCCGCAGACATGCCAGTAATCTGCGACCTTGAACAACTCCCCGCGCCATCCCCAGAACTATGGGAGCTCTATATGGATGGATCAGCAAGCTCTGAGGGTGCTGGAGCAGGTCTAATTCTTACAAGTCCGCATcaagaagagcatacatacgcactgcagTTCAACTTTAAGGTAACAAACAACGAGGCAAAATATGAAGCACTACTAGCAGGGATGCGCATAGCCCAAGAGTTGGGAGTAAAGAAGCTAAAAGCCTACTCGGATTCACAGTTAGTCGCTAATCAGATAAACGGCATGTTCGACGCCAACGATAAATCTATGCAATCATACCTGGCTCTGATCCACTCTCTAGCTGATACATTCATTGACTTCAGGATCAGTCAAATCCCTAGGAGTCAGAACAAGCAGGCGGATGTACTCAATAAGCTGGCGGCTCTCACCTTTAACCATCTGGAAAAGAAGATACTAGTGGAGCAAATCTTCAAGAAATCCATCGAGCCGGAGATAACGATTGCATCCGTGGAAGAAGAAACAACTTGGATGACAGACATCATAGAATTCCTGCAGACTGGGTCTCTACCCTAA